One window from the genome of Podospora pseudocomata strain CBS 415.72m chromosome 6, whole genome shotgun sequence encodes:
- a CDS encoding hypothetical protein (COG:S; EggNog:ENOG503P75A): MSALFNLQSLLLVILLLICTCAHVHQIFPAILDRNKTGLMGVFWKSARIGERLSPYMSLWCLFMAGSIFLSS; this comes from the exons ATG TCCGCCCTTTTCAACCTCCAGTCACTCCTCCTTGTAATCCTCCTCCTAATCTG CACATGCGCCCACGTCCACCAAATCttccccgccatcctcgacagAAACAAGACCGGCCTTATGGGTGTCTTTTGGAAGTCAGCCAGGATCGGTGAGAGACTGAGCCCGTACATGAGTTTGTGGTGTCTCTTCATGGCT GgctccatcttcctcagctCTTAA